A single Camarhynchus parvulus chromosome 5, STF_HiC, whole genome shotgun sequence DNA region contains:
- the DBX1 gene encoding homeobox protein DBX1 isoform X2, whose amino-acid sequence MMFPSLIAPPAVYPSLLRPTPTLTLPQSLQSAFSSHSSFLVEDLIRISRPTSYLPRTAPPPSMSPPTSAARTDSGTPELPSSATVGSRRICSPQTSSSDSTFLKFGVNAILSSTPRAETSPALLQSVPPKAFSFPYFEGSFQPFLRSSYFPAASAVVPIPGTFSWPLAARGKPRRGMLRRAVFSDVQRKALEKMFQKQKYISKPDRKKLAAKLGLKDSQVKIWFQNRRMKWRNSKERELLSSGGCREQTLPTKFNPHPDLSDVGKKCSGEEEEEEEEEVPPVCPPSPQHPLSYHQSPEHLHLRDRLDSQMSPSPSHSSSPSKPSDFSDSEEEDDEGEEEEEEITVS is encoded by the exons ATGATGTTCCCCAGCCTCATCGCCCCTCCGGCCGTGTACCCCAGCCTCCTCCGGCCCACCCCCACCCTCACCTTGCCTCAGTCGCTGCAGTCGGCTTTTTCCAGCCATTCCAGCTTCCTGGTGGAAGATCTGATCCGGATCAGCAGGCCCACCAGCTACCTGCCCAGGACTGCCCCCCCGCCCAGCATGTCCCCCCCGACCTCGGCGGCCAGGACGGACTCGGGGACGCCGGAGCTCCCCAGCTCCGCCACCGTCGGCTCCAGGAGGATCTGTTCGCCGCAGACTTCCAGCAGCGACTCCACTTTCCTCAAGTTTGGAGTCAACGCCATCCTGTCCTCCACGCCCCGAGCTG AAACCTCCCCTGCGTTGCTTCAGAGCGTCCCGCCAAAGGCTTTCTCCTTCCCGTACTTTGAAGGATCCTTCCAGCCCTTTCTCAGATCCTCCTATTTCCCAG CTGCCTCCGCCGTGGTGCCCATCCCCGGCACCTTCTCGTGGCCGCTGGCTGCCCGCGGCAAGCCCCGCCGGGGGATGCTGCGCCGCGCCGTCTTCTCGGACGTGCAGCGCAAGGCGCTGGAGAAGATGTTCCAGAAGCAGAAGTACATCAGCAAGCCCGACAGAAAGAAGCTGGCGGCCAAGCTGGGCCTCAAGGACTCGCAG GTGAAGATCTGGTTCCAGAACAGGAGGATGAAATGGAGGAACTCCAAAGAAAGAGAGCTCCTCTCCTCTGGTGGCTGCAGAGAACAGACCCTCCCCACCAAGTTCAACCCTCACCCAGACCTCAGTGATGTAGGCAAGAAGTGttcaggagaggaggaggaggaggaggaggaggaagttcCCCCTGTGTGCCCgcccagcccccagcaccccctgagcTACCACCAGTCCCCAGAACATCTGCACCTGAGGGACAGACTGGACTCCCAGATGTCTCCTTCTCCATCCCattccagcagccccagcaaacCCTCAGACTTCTCAGACTCAGAGGAAGAGGATGatgaaggggaagaagaagaggaggagataACAGTCTCTTAG
- the DBX1 gene encoding homeobox protein DBX1 isoform X1: MMFPSLIAPPAVYPSLLRPTPTLTLPQSLQSAFSSHSSFLVEDLIRISRPTSYLPRTAPPPSMSPPTSAARTDSGTPELPSSATVGSRRICSPQTSSSDSTFLKFGVNAILSSTPRAETSPALLQSVPPKAFSFPYFEGSFQPFLRSSYFPACPCVRPAAASAVVPIPGTFSWPLAARGKPRRGMLRRAVFSDVQRKALEKMFQKQKYISKPDRKKLAAKLGLKDSQVKIWFQNRRMKWRNSKERELLSSGGCREQTLPTKFNPHPDLSDVGKKCSGEEEEEEEEEVPPVCPPSPQHPLSYHQSPEHLHLRDRLDSQMSPSPSHSSSPSKPSDFSDSEEEDDEGEEEEEEITVS; the protein is encoded by the exons ATGATGTTCCCCAGCCTCATCGCCCCTCCGGCCGTGTACCCCAGCCTCCTCCGGCCCACCCCCACCCTCACCTTGCCTCAGTCGCTGCAGTCGGCTTTTTCCAGCCATTCCAGCTTCCTGGTGGAAGATCTGATCCGGATCAGCAGGCCCACCAGCTACCTGCCCAGGACTGCCCCCCCGCCCAGCATGTCCCCCCCGACCTCGGCGGCCAGGACGGACTCGGGGACGCCGGAGCTCCCCAGCTCCGCCACCGTCGGCTCCAGGAGGATCTGTTCGCCGCAGACTTCCAGCAGCGACTCCACTTTCCTCAAGTTTGGAGTCAACGCCATCCTGTCCTCCACGCCCCGAGCTG AAACCTCCCCTGCGTTGCTTCAGAGCGTCCCGCCAAAGGCTTTCTCCTTCCCGTACTTTGAAGGATCCTTCCAGCCCTTTCTCAGATCCTCCTATTTCCCAG cgtgtccgtgtgtccgtcccGCAGCTGCCTCCGCCGTGGTGCCCATCCCCGGCACCTTCTCGTGGCCGCTGGCTGCCCGCGGCAAGCCCCGCCGGGGGATGCTGCGCCGCGCCGTCTTCTCGGACGTGCAGCGCAAGGCGCTGGAGAAGATGTTCCAGAAGCAGAAGTACATCAGCAAGCCCGACAGAAAGAAGCTGGCGGCCAAGCTGGGCCTCAAGGACTCGCAG GTGAAGATCTGGTTCCAGAACAGGAGGATGAAATGGAGGAACTCCAAAGAAAGAGAGCTCCTCTCCTCTGGTGGCTGCAGAGAACAGACCCTCCCCACCAAGTTCAACCCTCACCCAGACCTCAGTGATGTAGGCAAGAAGTGttcaggagaggaggaggaggaggaggaggaggaagttcCCCCTGTGTGCCCgcccagcccccagcaccccctgagcTACCACCAGTCCCCAGAACATCTGCACCTGAGGGACAGACTGGACTCCCAGATGTCTCCTTCTCCATCCCattccagcagccccagcaaacCCTCAGACTTCTCAGACTCAGAGGAAGAGGATGatgaaggggaagaagaagaggaggagataACAGTCTCTTAG